In Pleurocapsa sp. PCC 7319, the following are encoded in one genomic region:
- a CDS encoding TldD/PmbA family protein, with the protein MNEKLESLLQLASDQGASHAEVYQVTSQSQPVFFEGNHLKQLESSQSVGTALRLWYDNRPGLAVAYGNIEPELLVSKAIALSQLNEPEIIELASARKAIYDLAGATASVEELVQLGNQAITRVREEYPEVICSAELESEQETTTLINSQGLHCQYSESALSYYIGAELVRGEDFLGIYDGEYSKEKLNIELVTEQIIQRLDWAKVNITPPQGNVPVLFTVNAATLLWDTVSSALNGKRVREKSSPWSELRQKLVVSELINLSQRPEQPPYDCPFDDEGMPTQNLDLINQGVLNQFYCDRTIARELGLEPTGNGFRPGLDSYPSPSLVNLVVAPGNDSFSELIAKLDNGVIVDQMLGSGADIGGDFSVNVDLGYRVKNGEIVGRIKDTAIAGNVYQILQQVIAVGKDANWNGSCFTPSLIVEGISVVGSR; encoded by the coding sequence ATGAACGAAAAACTAGAATCACTGCTTCAATTAGCCTCCGATCAAGGAGCAAGTCATGCAGAAGTTTATCAAGTAACATCTCAATCTCAGCCAGTATTTTTTGAGGGTAACCATCTCAAACAGCTAGAAAGTTCTCAATCAGTAGGTACAGCTTTGAGATTATGGTACGATAATCGACCAGGTTTAGCGGTAGCTTATGGCAATATCGAACCAGAATTGCTCGTGAGTAAAGCGATCGCCTTATCTCAACTTAACGAACCTGAAATCATTGAATTAGCTTCAGCACGTAAAGCTATTTATGATCTAGCTGGAGCGACAGCTTCTGTAGAAGAATTAGTGCAATTAGGAAATCAGGCAATCACTCGTGTACGAGAAGAATATCCTGAAGTAATTTGTTCGGCAGAGTTGGAGTCAGAACAAGAAACTACTACTTTGATTAATTCTCAGGGATTACATTGCCAATACAGCGAATCAGCTTTGAGTTACTATATCGGTGCCGAGTTGGTGCGCGGTGAAGATTTTTTAGGTATTTACGATGGAGAATATAGCAAAGAGAAACTAAATATTGAGCTAGTAACCGAGCAAATTATCCAGCGTCTAGATTGGGCAAAGGTTAATATTACTCCCCCTCAAGGTAATGTCCCAGTATTGTTTACTGTTAATGCTGCTACCTTACTCTGGGATACGGTTTCATCAGCTTTAAACGGCAAAAGAGTTCGAGAAAAATCTTCTCCTTGGAGTGAGCTAAGACAAAAGCTAGTTGTCTCAGAATTGATTAATCTTTCACAGCGACCAGAGCAGCCACCTTATGATTGTCCTTTTGATGATGAGGGAATGCCTACCCAGAATTTAGACCTGATTAATCAAGGAGTATTAAATCAATTTTATTGCGATCGCACTATTGCCAGGGAATTAGGTCTCGAACCTACGGGTAATGGCTTTCGTCCTGGGTTAGATAGTTATCCTAGTCCTTCTTTAGTGAATTTAGTAGTTGCCCCAGGTAATGATTCTTTTTCGGAGTTGATCGCTAAATTAGATAATGGCGTTATTGTCGATCAGATGTTGGGTAGTGGTGCTGATATTGGCGGAGATTTTTCCGTAAATGTCGATCTGGGTTATCGAGTTAAGAATGGTGAAATAGTGGGGCGAATTAAAGATACAGCGATCGCGGGCAATGTCTATCAAATTTTGCAACAGGTCATTGCTGTGGGTAAGGATGCTAACTGGAATGGTTCTTGTTTTACTCCTTCCCTAATTGTGGAAGGGATTTCGGTAGTAGGTAGTAGATAA
- a CDS encoding four helix bundle protein translates to MINHNANISIQERTEDFAIRVVKAYSELNKRPFDDAAKILSKQFLRSGTSIGANCSEAKICTID, encoded by the coding sequence ATGATTAATCATAACGCAAATATAAGTATTCAAGAAAGAACAGAAGATTTTGCCATAAGAGTTGTCAAAGCTTATTCTGAACTAAATAAAAGACCTTTTGACGACGCAGCTAAGATCTTGTCCAAACAATTTTTGAGAAGCGGAACATCAATAGGAGCTAATTGTTCAGAAGCTAAAATATGCACAATCGACTAA
- a CDS encoding four helix bundle protein: MALKEANETLYWIKIMIKSALVSKSRFQKMIEKNERIIKILTASINKLKEK; the protein is encoded by the coding sequence ATAGCCTTAAAGGAAGCTAATGAAACTCTTTATTGGATAAAAATAATGATTAAATCGGCGCTAGTATCAAAATCAAGATTTCAAAAGATGATAGAAAAAAATGAAAGAATTATTAAGATATTAACAGCTTCAATCAACAAATTGAAAGAAAAATAA